A single window of Syntrophus aciditrophicus SB DNA harbors:
- a CDS encoding glycosyltransferase family 4 protein gives MRILEIGMFYEPDLGPGAPLCTMLSRELASLGHQVTALAAVPHYPTGQVQRAFRGRWLRTTVEDGVEVVRVGLPSVNRADLVQRFTQFFCYQVGAALSGLTKRYDVVLAANPFLMVWLPFALLGALKHKPIVYIVQDLYPDVGIKLGVFKNRFVISAATALERYCLVNSDVVHIISDSFRPSLRALGVSDDKMALVYNWVDTDLVRPLPRNNAFAQEHDLGGRFVILYAGNIGFSQDLDKVLDAAQALADQDEILFLFIGDGVGREPLIADAKKRRLTNVKFLHYQPRERLPEVLACADVSLVILREGIGTASVPSKALSILASGRPMVASVDEGSDLWNLVKEAEAGLCIPPGSSNDLVQAILTLKQDKDLRERLGNNGRTWAEKHHSPRVAARRFESLLRQAIACKTRDGICPAKASTERSSLISGSQNEIDGLNRGGKDGT, from the coding sequence GTGCGTATTCTTGAAATCGGCATGTTCTATGAACCGGATCTCGGCCCCGGCGCTCCCCTGTGCACGATGCTCAGCAGAGAGCTGGCCAGTCTGGGGCATCAGGTCACGGCTCTCGCCGCGGTGCCGCATTATCCAACCGGACAGGTTCAGAGAGCGTTCCGCGGCAGATGGCTCCGGACGACGGTTGAAGACGGGGTCGAGGTGGTGCGGGTTGGGCTTCCTTCGGTAAACCGGGCCGATCTCGTTCAGCGTTTTACCCAGTTTTTCTGCTATCAGGTGGGAGCCGCCCTGTCGGGACTGACCAAGAGATATGACGTTGTTCTCGCGGCGAATCCCTTTCTGATGGTGTGGCTTCCCTTTGCGCTGCTGGGAGCCCTGAAGCATAAACCGATCGTCTATATCGTACAGGATTTATATCCTGATGTCGGCATCAAACTGGGGGTCTTCAAAAACCGGTTCGTAATCAGCGCCGCAACCGCCCTGGAACGCTATTGCCTGGTGAATTCCGATGTCGTTCACATCATTTCCGATTCATTCCGGCCCAGCCTGCGCGCGCTCGGCGTATCAGACGACAAGATGGCCCTGGTGTACAACTGGGTCGATACCGATTTGGTCCGTCCCTTGCCCCGGAATAATGCATTCGCTCAGGAACATGATTTAGGGGGTCGATTCGTAATTCTCTATGCGGGAAATATCGGGTTTTCCCAGGATCTGGACAAGGTCCTGGATGCCGCCCAGGCTCTCGCGGATCAGGATGAAATCCTGTTCCTGTTCATCGGCGACGGGGTGGGGCGGGAACCTCTGATCGCGGACGCGAAAAAGAGGCGGCTGACGAATGTGAAGTTTCTGCACTACCAGCCGCGGGAACGGCTGCCGGAAGTGCTGGCTTGCGCGGATGTTTCACTGGTCATTCTGCGCGAGGGAATCGGTACGGCCTCTGTACCATCGAAGGCTCTTTCCATCCTGGCAAGCGGCAGGCCGATGGTGGCCAGTGTGGACGAAGGAAGCGACCTCTGGAATCTCGTGAAGGAAGCCGAGGCGGGGCTGTGCATCCCTCCCGGCAGTTCGAACGATCTTGTCCAGGCTATCCTGACCCTCAAGCAGGACAAGGACCTGCGGGAACGTCTGGGGAACAACGGGCGGACCTGGGCAGAAAAGCATCATTCCCCCCGGGTCGCCGCGAGAAGGTTCGAAAGTTTATTGCGGCAAGCCATTGCATGCAAAACGCGTGATGGCATCTGCCCGGCGAAAGCGTCAACTGAGCGGTCATCTTTGATTTCAGGCAGCCAAAACGAAATCGATGGTCTTAACCGAGGTGGAAAAGATGGAACCTGA
- a CDS encoding glycosyltransferase family 4 protein has product MRLLCFIDYLGSGGAQRQLTFLARHLKKSGVDVEVLTYHESDFFIPVLAEAGINVETVRGGGRFTKVFSLRKSIRARKFDVLLAFLNAPALYAEIAALPRRRWGLVVSERLAVPGSSMGFARFRRYLHGLADYVTTNSHTNRLLIEKAVPGLTGKVVTIYNALDLEYFSPLQGPVPAGDGRLRFVVLASHQLKKNLLGLVEAAHQVVQAAPELDFTIEWFGRFDAGKNGPGDTGPFEQAKRRIETFRIQDRFIFSEPTSDVAAVYRRADALILPSFYEGLPNVVCEAMACGRPVLMSNVCDAENLVREGDNGFLFDPRDPADMARAILRFAALSGDDRKLMGEKSRKRAVILFNPERFAAHYRRVLESAMRREQTIIPHWCESIPQSAIRMIENEK; this is encoded by the coding sequence ATGCGTCTTTTGTGCTTTATTGATTATCTGGGATCGGGAGGGGCTCAGCGACAGTTGACATTCCTGGCTCGGCACTTGAAAAAGTCGGGTGTCGATGTGGAGGTGCTGACCTATCATGAAAGCGATTTCTTTATCCCGGTCCTTGCGGAAGCCGGCATCAATGTCGAAACCGTCAGGGGCGGGGGGCGGTTTACGAAAGTTTTCAGCCTGCGAAAAAGCATCAGGGCCAGAAAATTCGATGTCCTTCTCGCCTTTTTGAACGCCCCCGCCCTCTATGCCGAAATCGCCGCTCTTCCCCGCAGGAGGTGGGGGCTTGTGGTATCGGAGCGGCTGGCTGTTCCGGGCAGTTCCATGGGATTCGCACGCTTTCGCCGATACCTGCACGGCCTTGCTGACTACGTCACGACGAACTCCCATACCAACCGTCTGCTGATCGAAAAAGCGGTGCCGGGATTGACCGGCAAGGTGGTCACCATCTACAACGCCCTGGATCTCGAGTATTTTTCACCGCTCCAGGGCCCTGTTCCCGCAGGGGATGGACGATTGCGCTTTGTTGTCCTGGCAAGTCATCAATTGAAAAAAAACCTGCTGGGACTCGTGGAAGCCGCGCATCAGGTGGTACAGGCCGCTCCTGAGCTCGATTTTACGATCGAATGGTTCGGCCGGTTCGATGCCGGAAAGAACGGGCCCGGGGATACGGGACCTTTTGAGCAGGCAAAACGGCGCATCGAAACCTTCCGGATTCAGGACCGCTTTATCTTCAGTGAACCCACTTCCGACGTGGCCGCGGTTTATCGCCGGGCCGATGCGCTGATCCTCCCGTCTTTTTATGAAGGTCTTCCCAATGTGGTCTGCGAGGCAATGGCGTGCGGCAGGCCGGTTTTGATGAGCAATGTGTGCGACGCGGAAAACCTCGTCAGGGAGGGAGACAACGGATTTCTCTTCGACCCGCGGGACCCGGCCGACATGGCCCGCGCAATACTTCGTTTCGCGGCCTTGAGCGGCGACGATAGGAAACTGATGGGGGAGAAGTCCCGCAAGCGCGCTGTTATCCTGTTCAATCCGGAGCGTTTTGCCGCCCACTACCGCCGTGTCCTTGAGTCGGCGATGCGGAGAGAACAGACGATCATTCCTCACTGGTGTGAGTCGATTCCTCAATCGGCCATTCGGATGATTGAAAA